A window from Citrus sinensis cultivar Valencia sweet orange chromosome 5, DVS_A1.0, whole genome shotgun sequence encodes these proteins:
- the LOC102621462 gene encoding heavy metal-associated isoprenylated plant protein 24 yields MGVEGTIEYISDLLSSVKKKKKKKQMQTVALKVRMDCDGCARKMKGVLSSVKGAKSVDVDLKQQKVTVTGFVEPKKVLAAAKATKKKVEIWPYVPYNIVSNPYVSQAYDKKAPPNHVRSIPATATVTESTMDDHYTNMFSDENPNACSIM; encoded by the exons ATGGGAGTCGAAGGCACCATCGAGTACATATCTGATTTACTTAGCAGtgttaaaaagaagaagaagaagaagcaaatgCAAACGGTGGCACTCAAAGTAAGGATGGATTGTGATGGCTGTGCCCGTAAGATGAAGGGCGTCCTCTCCTCAGTTAAAG GGGCGAAATCAGTGGACGTGGACTTGAAGCAGCAGAAGGTGACTGTAACGGGCTTCGTCGAGCCAAAGAAAGTGTTAGCGGCAGCAAAAGCCACAAAGAAGAAAGTGGAGATTTGGCCTTACGTTCCTTACAATATTGTATCAAATCCTTATGTTTCACAAGCTTATGATAAAAAAGCTCCTCCTAATCATGTTAGGTCGATCCCCGCCACGGCCACCGTCACTGAAAGCACCATGGACGACCATTACACCAACATGTTCAGTGATGAAAATCCTAATGCTTGCTCAATCATGTGA
- the LOC102621271 gene encoding agamous-like MADS-box protein AGL104, with translation MGRVKLEIKRIENNTNRQVTFSKRRNGLIKKAYELSILCDIDIALIMFSPSGRLSHFSGRKRIEDVFSRYVNLPDQEREHAIIFPDQGRHPDIQNKEYLLRTLQQLRSENDIALQLANPAAINNDIEELQQEVGRLQQQLQMAEDQIRIYEPDPLRITSIKDIESCEKNLVDTLTQVSQRKEFLLSNHLSSYDPSSMQQQAMPSSFENEVVGWLPGGGHNQAQIFESSASLNELRDLSTTMYDPLLQGTSSNAGPHSIGECHVTNPSGENFATWPQAFVSAGLHSAPLSPSLYPQIQQHGMMGTDTNEILPRDQVEIPINAPHVQADNEGANYDQNKIPQVNGQ, from the exons ATGGGTCGTGTTAAGCTCGAGATTAAGAGAATAGAAAACAACACAAATCGCCAAGTTACCTTCTCAAAGCGTAGAAATGGGCTCATTAAGAAAGCATACGAGCTTTCAATCCTCTGTGACATTGATATTGCTCTTATAATGTTCTCTCCTTCCGGTCGTCTCAGTCATTTTTCTGGCAGAAAAAG GATCGAGGACGTGTTTTCTCGCTATGTTAATCTCCCTGATCAAGAAAGAGAGCA CGCTATAATTTTTCCCGATCAAGGCAGACACCC GGACATTCAAAACAAAGAG TACCTGCTAAGGACTCTACAGCAACTGAGGAGCGAAAATGACATTGCTCTTCAACTTGCAAA CCCTGCAGCAATCAACAATGACATCGAG GAACTGCAACAGGAAGTTGGTAGGTTACAGCAGCAACTTCAAATGGCAGAGGATCAAATAAGGATATATGAGCCTGATCCTTTAAGGATCACATCTATCAAGGACATTGAATCCTGTGAGAAAAATCTTGTTGACACTCTCACTCAAGTTTCCCAGAGAAAG GAATTTTTGTTGAGTAACCATCTGTCTTCTTACGACCCATCGAGTATGCAG CAGCAAGCAATGCCATCATCTTTTGAGAATGAAGTTGTGGGTTGGTTGCCTGGGGGAGGTCATAACCAAGCACAAATTTTCGAATCATCCGCTTCTCTAAATGAGCTCAG GGATCTTTCAACCACAATGTATGATCCATTGTTACAAGGAACCAGTTCGAACGCGGGGCCCCATAGCATCGGAGAGTGTCACGTCACCAATCCAAGTGGTGAAAACTTTGCCACTTGGCCTCAAGCTTTTGTTTCGGCAGGGCTACACTCTGCGCCCTTATCACCTTCTTTGTACCCTCAAATTCAG CAGCATGGAATGATGGGTACAGACACCAATGAGATACTGCCGCGTGATCAGGTGGAGATACCAATCAATGCCCCCCACGTACAAGCTGATAATGAGGGAGCAAATTATGATCAGAACAAAATCCCTCAAGTGAATGGGCAATAA